Proteins encoded within one genomic window of Carassius auratus strain Wakin unplaced genomic scaffold, ASM336829v1 scaf_tig00032671, whole genome shotgun sequence:
- the LOC113080977 gene encoding gastrula zinc finger protein XlCGF52.1-like, which yields MEFIKEESEEDISELETCIIKQEEPEPCRIKQEEPEPCRIKQEEPETLRITQEEPEPLIIKQEVQGEFNEGYEENVELSESEVKKHIKTREKHWSCTQTKQKDLKKRRAKTYFNCTQCGKSFTSKYRLNVHMRGHTGEKPFKCSHCDKRFIYSGDLKTHERMHTGEKPHTCDQCGKSFTIKGHLNRHMRVHTGEKPFTCDQCRKSFTIKGHLNRHMRVHTGEKPFTCDQCGKSFTQLSHLKDHMNIHTGEKWHTCDQCGKTFLRASDLMKHKIVHTKEKPHSCYLCGKSYSCLQSLKEHQKIHTAVKEYVCFVCEKTFTLSKYLKQHERIHCGETPYKCSHCNKRFSQAPLLKRHEKIHSGEKPYQCTHCEQRFSQSGNLKRHERIHSGEKPYKCSHCDKRFSQSGDLKTHQRIHSGEKPYH from the exons atggagtttattaaagaggagagtgaagaggaCATCAGTGAACTAGAAACCTGtataataaaacaagaggaaccagaaccctgcagaataaaacaagaggaaccagaaccCTGCAGAATAAAACAGGAAGAACCAGAAACATTGAGAATAACACAGGAGGAACCAGAACCCTTGATAATAAAACAGGAGGTacaaggag agtttaaTGAAGGATATGAGGAGAATGTAGAATTGAGTGAATCTGAGgtgaaaaaacatataaaaaccaGAGAAAAACATTGGAGTTGCactcaaaccaaacaaaaagattTGAAGAAAAGAAGAGCAAAGACATATTTCaactgcactcagtgtggaaagagctttacAAGCAAATATAGACTTAATGTTCACATGAGAggtcatactggagagaaaccattcaagtgttcacactgtgacaagagattcatttattcaggagacctgaaaacacatgagaggatgcacactggagaaaaaccacacacatgtgatcagtgcgggaagagtttcacaatAAAAGGACACCTTAATAGGCACATGCGAGTTCATAccggagagaaaccattcacttgTGATCAGTGCAGGAAGAGTTTCACGATAAAAGGACACCTTAATAgacacatgagagttcatactggagagaaaccattcacttgtgatcagtgcgggaagagtttcacacaattgTCACATCTTAAggatcacatgaacatccacactggcgAGAAGTGGCACACGTGTGATCAATGTGGCAAAACATTTTTGAGGGCATCAGACCTGATGAAACACAAGATagttcatacaaaggagaaaccacattcatgttaTTTGTGTGGGAAGAGTTATTCATGTCTTCAAAGCTTGAAAGAACATCAGAAAATACACACTGCTGTGAAAGAGTATGTGTGCTTTGTGTGTGAGAAGACTTTTActttatctaaatatttaaaacagcatGAGAGGATCCACTGTGGAGAAacaccttacaagtgttcacactgtaacaagagattcagtcaggcACCACTTCTGAAACGACACGAGAAGATTCactctggagagaaaccttaccaGTGTACACACTGTGAACAGAGATTCAGCCAGTCAGGAAATCTGAAAAGACACGAGAGAATCCactctggagagaaaccttacaagtgttcacattgtgacaagagGTTCAGTCAGTCAGGAGACCTGAAAACACACCAGAGGATCCactctggagagaaaccatatcaCTGA
- the LOC113080980 gene encoding zinc finger protein 253-like, whose amino-acid sequence MKSFTCTQCGKRFTSKYKCAVHMRVHTGEKLFTCDQCGKSFTQSSTLKDHMNIHTGEKPYTCSHWDRRFSQSGILKTHERIHTGEKPHTCDQCGKSFKQKEHLKGHMRIHTREKPYTCDHCGKSFGHAANLKDHMNIHTREKLYSCDQCDKTFLRASHVKNHLRVHSKEIPYSCHLCGQSFSRLHYFKVHQKTHAAVREEYMCFDCEKTFTSAEHLKRHQRIHAGEKPYTCSHCDKRFTRSGTLKTHERIHTGEKPYHCTACGKCFNRSSALHRHTKSNHHQIFSYS is encoded by the coding sequence AtgaaatctttcacctgcactcagtgtggaaagagatttacAAGCAAATATAAATGTGCtgttcacatgagagttcacactggagagaaactcttcacatgtgatcaatgtgggaagagCTTCACTCAGTCATCAACTCTTAAGGATCatatgaacatccacactggagagaaaccgtacacgtGTTCACACTGGGACaggagattcagtcagtcaggaatcctgaaaacacacgagaggatccacaccggagagaaaccacacacatgtgatcagtgtgggaagagtttcaaaCAAAAAGAGCACCTTAAAGggcacatgaggattcacaccagagagaaaccgtacacatgtgatcacTGTGGGAAGAGCTTTGGACACGCTGCTAATCTTAAggatcacatgaacatccacacgaGAGAGAAGCTGTACTCATGTGATCAATGTGACAAAACATTTCTGAGGGCATCACACGTAAAGAATCACCTGAGAGTTCATTCAAAGGAGATAccatattcatgtcatttgtgtggacaGAGTTTTTCACGTCtacattattttaaagtacatcAGAAGACACACGCTGCTGTGAGAGAAGAGTACATGTGCTTCGACTGTGAGAAGACTTTTACTTCAGCTGAACATCTGAAACGACACCAGAGGATCCAcgctggagagaaaccgtacacgtgttcacactgtgacaagagattcactcGGTCAGGgactctgaaaacacacgagaggatccacaccggagagaaaccgtatcactgcactgcaTGTGGGAAGTGTTTCAATCGTTCATCTGCTCTACACAGACATACAAAGAGCAATCACCACCAAATATTttcatactcttga